In a genomic window of Pseudomonas oryzihabitans:
- a CDS encoding type B 50S ribosomal protein L31, which translates to MKPGIHPNYRPVLFHDTTSDTYFLIRSTAESDRTQEYEGQVYPYISLDVSSASHPIYTGEQRQMKVEGRVSSFNKKFAGFPGGNSK; encoded by the coding sequence ATGAAACCCGGTATCCATCCCAACTACCGCCCCGTGCTGTTCCACGACACCACTTCGGACACCTACTTCCTGATCCGCTCCACCGCCGAGAGCGACCGTACCCAGGAGTACGAAGGCCAGGTCTACCCCTACATCAGCCTCGACGTGTCCAGCGCCTCGCACCCCATCTACACCGGTGAGCAGCGTCAGATGAAGGTGGAAGGTCGCGTGTCGAGCTTCAACAAGAAGTTCGCCGGCTTCCCGGGCGGCAACAGCAAGTAA
- the metR gene encoding transcriptional regulator MetR: MFELRHLKTLHALRESSSLVEAAERLHLTQSALSHQFKELEERLGTPLFIRKTKPIRFTSAGLRLLQTADAVLPHLRSAERDLARLVGGTAGRLHMAIECHSCFQWLMPTIDQFRDSWPEVELDLASGFSFAPLPALARGDLDLVVTADPVDLSGVTYVPLFTYEALLAVANQHPLAQRPFIVPQDLAAETQITYPVERDRLDIFTRFLDPADVEPLSIRTAEMTVMMLQLVASGRGVCCLPNWAIHEYSSRGYVTARRLGEKGLYATLYAAIREDMLEAPFMQDFLLTAKDTSFATLEGVSSAR; the protein is encoded by the coding sequence ATGTTCGAACTCCGCCATCTCAAGACCCTGCATGCCCTCCGCGAATCCTCCAGTCTGGTGGAAGCTGCGGAACGCCTGCACCTGACCCAGTCCGCCCTCTCCCACCAGTTCAAGGAACTGGAGGAACGCCTGGGTACCCCGCTGTTCATCCGCAAGACCAAGCCGATTCGCTTCACCAGCGCCGGCCTGCGCCTGTTGCAGACCGCGGACGCGGTGCTGCCGCATCTGCGCAGCGCCGAGCGGGACCTGGCGCGACTGGTGGGGGGCACGGCGGGCCGGCTGCACATGGCCATCGAATGCCATAGCTGCTTCCAATGGCTGATGCCGACCATCGATCAATTCCGCGATTCCTGGCCGGAGGTGGAGCTGGACCTGGCGTCCGGCTTCTCCTTCGCGCCACTGCCGGCGCTGGCACGCGGTGATCTGGACCTGGTGGTGACGGCCGATCCAGTGGACCTCTCCGGGGTCACCTATGTGCCGCTGTTCACCTATGAAGCCCTGCTGGCCGTGGCCAACCAGCATCCACTGGCGCAGCGTCCCTTTATCGTGCCCCAGGACCTGGCTGCGGAAACCCAGATCACCTATCCGGTGGAGCGCGATCGCCTGGATATCTTCACCCGCTTCCTCGATCCGGCCGATGTCGAGCCGTTGTCGATACGCACGGCGGAGATGACGGTGATGATGCTGCAGCTGGTGGCGTCGGGTCGCGGCGTTTGCTGCCTGCCCAACTGGGCCATCCACGAATACAGCTCGCGCGGGTACGTCACCGCGCGCAGGCTGGGTGAAAAAGGCCTCTATGCAACGCTCTACGCGGCGATCCGCGAAGACATGCTCGAGGCGCCCTTCATGCAGGACTTCCTGCTGACCGCGAAGGACACCTCGTTCGCCACCCTCGAAGGGGTCAGCAGCGCGCGCTGA
- the glpD gene encoding glycerol-3-phosphate dehydrogenase has translation MAQAPTATSPTYDLAVIGGGINGVGIAADAAGRGLSVFLCERDDLASHTSSASSKLIHGGLRYLEHHEFRLVREALAEREVLLAKAPHIVKPMRFVLPHRPHLRPAWMIRAGLFLYDHLGKREKLPGSRSLKFDAHGPLKAEIKKGFEYSDCWVDDARLVVLNAMQAREKGAEIVTRTHCLSARRVEGQWEVELEGPQGRRQIRAKALVNAAGPWVASFIRQDLQQKSPYGIRLIQGSHVIVPKLYEGEQAYIMQNEDRRIVFAIPYLGRYTMIGTTDREYQGDPAKVSITEQEMDYVLGVANAHFRKQLSRDDVLHSFSGVRPLCDDESDNPSAITRDYTLSLAEEQGAPLLSVFGGKLTTYRKLAESAMAQLQPYFPTLGDSWTAAAPLPGGEDMSTPQALTRELLEKVSGLTPALAHRWATTYGSRVWTLLGEARSVEELGAVIGADLHEREVDYLQRQEWATSADDILWRRTKLGLVFSEAERIALEHVLAHAETQAAKGSNAA, from the coding sequence CCTTTGCGAACGCGACGATCTGGCCAGCCATACCTCGTCCGCCAGCAGCAAGCTGATCCATGGTGGCCTGCGCTATCTGGAGCATCATGAGTTCCGCTTGGTGCGCGAAGCCCTCGCCGAGCGCGAAGTGCTCCTGGCCAAGGCCCCCCATATCGTCAAGCCGATGCGCTTCGTGCTGCCGCACCGTCCGCATCTGCGTCCGGCCTGGATGATCCGCGCCGGCCTCTTCCTTTATGACCACCTGGGCAAGCGCGAAAAGCTGCCGGGCTCGCGCAGCCTGAAGTTCGATGCCCATGGCCCGCTGAAGGCCGAGATCAAGAAAGGGTTCGAGTATTCGGATTGCTGGGTGGACGATGCCCGCCTGGTGGTACTCAATGCCATGCAGGCCCGGGAAAAAGGCGCCGAGATCGTCACCCGTACCCACTGCCTGAGCGCCCGTCGGGTAGAGGGGCAGTGGGAAGTCGAACTCGAAGGCCCGCAGGGTCGTCGGCAGATTCGCGCCAAGGCGCTGGTCAATGCCGCTGGCCCCTGGGTGGCCAGCTTCATCCGCCAGGATCTGCAGCAGAAATCACCCTATGGTATTCGCCTGATCCAGGGCAGCCATGTCATCGTGCCCAAGCTGTACGAAGGCGAGCAGGCCTACATCATGCAGAACGAAGACCGCCGCATCGTCTTCGCCATCCCCTATCTGGGGCGCTACACCATGATTGGCACTACGGATCGCGAGTATCAGGGCGATCCGGCCAAGGTGAGCATCACCGAGCAGGAAATGGACTATGTCCTCGGCGTGGCCAACGCCCATTTCCGCAAGCAGCTCAGCCGAGACGATGTGCTGCACAGTTTTTCCGGTGTGCGTCCGCTGTGCGACGACGAATCGGACAACCCTTCGGCCATCACTCGCGACTACACCCTGTCGCTGGCCGAGGAACAGGGCGCGCCGCTGCTGTCGGTGTTCGGCGGCAAGCTGACCACCTATCGCAAGCTGGCCGAGTCGGCGATGGCGCAACTGCAGCCCTACTTCCCCACACTCGGTGATAGCTGGACCGCTGCCGCACCGCTACCGGGTGGCGAAGACATGAGCACCCCGCAAGCCTTGACCCGCGAACTGCTGGAGAAAGTCAGCGGCCTGACGCCCGCCCTGGCCCACCGCTGGGCCACCACCTACGGCAGCCGCGTCTGGACGCTGCTCGGCGAAGCCCGGTCCGTAGAAGAGCTGGGAGCGGTGATAGGTGCGGACCTGCATGAGCGTGAAGTGGACTATCTGCAGCGCCAGGAATGGGCGACGAGCGCCGATGACATCCTCTGGCGCCGGACCAAGCTGGGCCTGGTGTTCAGCGAGGCCGAGCGGATCGCCCTGGAGCACGTTCTGGCTCATGCCGAAACCCAGGCTGCGAAAGGCAGCAACGCAGCCTGA